Proteins from a single region of Oceaniferula flava:
- a CDS encoding ribulose-phosphate 3-epimerase — MPHSDKLDRLKSVTSGAPQLSIGTLTGDMMHQANDIQILESEGIQLLHLDVMDGTVWPKISVGSGFLAGLKTDLLKDVHLLTSHPEKHVADFAAAGADIITVQIEQCDDVAATLTSIREAGCLASAGIYPTTPIEELLPYLDLCDVVFLLSIGPDTGKQTYFDVVADRISQLRDAKPELVLAIDGAVKKDNVGELAAMQSDLIVTGSAIFDGVDPSANIQAMTASINNQ, encoded by the coding sequence ATGCCACACAGCGACAAACTCGACCGCCTGAAGTCCGTCACCAGCGGAGCTCCCCAGCTTAGCATTGGCACCCTGACCGGTGACATGATGCACCAAGCCAACGATATTCAGATCCTTGAGAGCGAGGGCATTCAGCTACTCCATCTCGATGTCATGGACGGCACTGTGTGGCCCAAGATTTCCGTCGGATCCGGCTTCCTCGCCGGACTGAAAACCGACCTCCTGAAAGACGTCCACCTGCTGACCTCCCATCCTGAGAAGCACGTGGCCGATTTCGCCGCTGCCGGAGCAGACATCATCACCGTGCAGATTGAACAATGCGATGATGTCGCCGCCACCCTCACCAGCATCCGCGAAGCGGGCTGCCTGGCCAGTGCCGGCATTTACCCCACCACACCCATCGAGGAGCTGCTGCCTTACCTCGACCTCTGCGATGTGGTTTTCCTCCTTTCCATCGGACCTGACACTGGTAAACAAACATACTTCGATGTCGTGGCCGATCGCATCAGCCAACTGCGCGATGCCAAACCTGAACTTGTGCTTGCGATCGATGGTGCGGTGAAGAAGGACAACGTCGGCGAGCTCGCCGCAATGCAGTCCGACCTCATCGTCACCGGCTCCGCCATTTTCGACGGTGTCGA
- the lsrF gene encoding 3-hydroxy-5-phosphonooxypentane-2,4-dione thiolase — MADLDDIRDGDNFGLNTPADTSKFYLKGMNSASWGVKNRMSRIFNRKSGRTVMLAFDHGFLMGPTSGLERIDLNIAPLAEEADCLMGCRGMIRTSIPAENTKPICLRTDTGTTILTEMNHNVLISEAEAISMNVSAMAAMLAIGDADTEASTIANFSKLVDIGNKYGIPVMGVTAVGKDMARDSRYFGLASRVCAENGASIVKTYYTEGFENVVAACPVPVVIAGGKKLPELEALELCHKAIQCGAAGVDMGRNVFQSEAPLAMMKAVKEVVHNNATPAEAFDVFNTVKNEA; from the coding sequence ATGGCTGACTTAGACGACATCAGAGACGGAGACAACTTCGGTCTCAACACACCCGCAGACACCAGCAAGTTTTACCTCAAAGGCATGAACAGTGCTTCCTGGGGCGTAAAAAACCGCATGTCTCGCATCTTCAACCGCAAGTCCGGACGCACCGTGATGCTTGCTTTCGACCACGGTTTCCTCATGGGACCCACTTCCGGTCTTGAGCGCATCGACCTCAACATCGCTCCTCTCGCCGAGGAAGCTGACTGCTTGATGGGTTGCCGCGGCATGATCCGCACCTCCATCCCTGCGGAAAACACCAAGCCAATCTGTCTGCGCACAGATACCGGCACCACCATCCTCACCGAAATGAACCACAACGTGCTCATTTCCGAAGCGGAAGCCATCAGCATGAACGTATCCGCCATGGCCGCTATGCTCGCCATCGGTGATGCCGACACCGAGGCATCCACCATCGCCAACTTCAGCAAGCTGGTCGATATCGGAAACAAATACGGCATCCCCGTCATGGGTGTGACCGCCGTGGGTAAAGACATGGCTCGTGACTCACGTTACTTCGGCCTCGCTTCCCGCGTTTGCGCTGAGAACGGTGCTTCCATCGTGAAAACATACTACACCGAAGGCTTCGAGAACGTCGTGGCAGCCTGCCCCGTTCCTGTGGTCATCGCCGGTGGTAAGAAGCTTCCTGAGCTCGAAGCTCTCGAGCTCTGCCACAAAGCGATCCAGTGCGGCGCCGCAGGTGTCGACATGGGCCGCAACGTCTTCCAGTCCGAGGCTCCCCTCGCGATGATGAAAGCCGTGAAGGAAGTGGTGCACAACAACGCCACTCCAGCCGAGGCATTCGACGTCTTCAACACCGTGAAGAACGAAGCCTAA
- a CDS encoding Tm-1-like ATP-binding domain-containing protein, with the protein MKTIAILATLDTKADEADFMRQEIERLGGKALLIDIGLVGDSSIQADISKEEIVSTGGGNLAELLENPSREKASPFILAGATKVITGLQEDGKIDGIVTLGGTQGTSACAPILQALPYGFPKVMLSTAASGDVGPFVGIKDITMMFAVSDILGLNVFSRKILANAAAAAWGMAQVERSITKSEAKGVIGMSNLGVLTKGAMHAIKLFEDAGYEVITFHAIGAGGEAMEQMMREGIITAVFDYAMGEIADGVFGALRSSGPDRLTVAGKLGLPQVICPGGSEHLGILVDKPSQVPAGYEDHQITWHTPYVFVPRLNAEEQARVAACIGERLQYSQKNTAFLMPLKGVSSYSAEGGELYNTDLDAAYWDALQKELPSQVEVEALELTAEDPKFVETAVAKLISMIEA; encoded by the coding sequence ATGAAAACAATCGCCATCCTCGCCACCCTCGACACCAAGGCCGATGAAGCTGACTTCATGCGTCAGGAAATCGAACGCCTCGGCGGCAAAGCCCTACTGATCGATATCGGTCTGGTTGGTGATTCTTCGATTCAGGCTGACATTTCCAAAGAGGAAATCGTCAGCACCGGTGGTGGCAATCTGGCCGAGCTGTTGGAAAACCCCAGCCGCGAAAAAGCCAGCCCATTCATCCTCGCCGGTGCCACCAAGGTCATCACCGGACTGCAGGAAGATGGTAAAATCGATGGCATTGTCACCCTCGGCGGCACCCAGGGCACATCCGCCTGCGCGCCCATCCTTCAGGCCCTGCCCTACGGCTTCCCGAAGGTGATGCTGTCCACCGCCGCCTCCGGCGACGTCGGCCCCTTTGTCGGCATCAAGGACATCACCATGATGTTCGCGGTATCCGACATCCTCGGACTGAACGTTTTCTCCCGCAAGATCCTTGCCAATGCCGCCGCAGCCGCTTGGGGCATGGCACAGGTGGAGCGCAGCATCACCAAGTCCGAAGCCAAAGGCGTGATCGGCATGTCCAATCTCGGCGTGCTCACCAAGGGCGCGATGCATGCCATCAAGCTGTTCGAAGACGCAGGCTACGAGGTGATCACCTTCCATGCCATTGGTGCCGGTGGCGAAGCCATGGAGCAGATGATGCGCGAAGGCATCATCACCGCCGTCTTCGATTACGCCATGGGTGAAATTGCCGACGGAGTATTCGGAGCCCTGCGCTCCAGCGGACCAGACCGCCTCACGGTCGCCGGTAAGCTGGGACTGCCGCAGGTCATCTGCCCCGGCGGGTCCGAGCACCTCGGGATCTTGGTCGACAAACCCAGCCAGGTTCCTGCCGGCTACGAAGACCACCAGATCACCTGGCACACCCCCTATGTCTTTGTTCCCCGCCTCAATGCCGAGGAACAAGCCAGAGTCGCCGCCTGCATCGGCGAGCGCCTGCAATACTCCCAAAAGAACACCGCCTTCCTCATGCCCCTCAAAGGTGTGTCGAGCTACTCGGCCGAAGGTGGTGAGCTTTACAACACCGACCTCGACGCCGCCTACTGGGACGCGCTCCAGAAGGAACTTCCATCACAAGTGGAAGTGGAAGCACTTGAGCTCACCGCGGAAGATCCGAAATTTGTCGAGACCGCAGTGGCCAAGCTGATCAGCATGATCGAGGCCTAA
- a CDS encoding phosphoenolpyruvate hydrolase family protein: MITKRISTEQILANLKRKVDAREPIMISSAGSGLVAKLQEAAGTDCINTFSGARLRANGMGTMSMMWPILDSNKQTLDYTREDIMPALDGKAFVCACLNANDPLKDMHMVLQQCKDMGVNSVSNIGPSISYVDKDSEIFKVMSSAGITLDNEIEMLKYAREEMDMVSVGLGFTLEDSVRICGEAKPHIFCFHAGTTQGGLKGYSGGMTLDETAAVTEEAYAKCREVHPDVILVAHGAALEKPADAQYILDNTTGHGFWTGSSTERLPVEQAVSKAAKDFADLRFSK, translated from the coding sequence ATGATTACAAAACGCATTTCCACCGAACAAATCCTGGCGAACCTCAAGCGCAAAGTCGACGCTCGCGAGCCTATCATGATCTCCTCAGCGGGTAGCGGCCTGGTCGCCAAGCTTCAGGAAGCGGCTGGCACCGACTGCATCAACACCTTCTCCGGAGCCCGCCTGCGCGCCAACGGCATGGGCACCATGTCCATGATGTGGCCCATCCTCGACTCCAACAAGCAGACGCTCGACTACACCCGCGAAGACATCATGCCGGCACTCGACGGTAAAGCATTCGTCTGCGCCTGCCTCAACGCCAACGACCCACTGAAAGACATGCACATGGTGCTCCAGCAGTGCAAGGACATGGGTGTCAACTCGGTCTCCAACATCGGACCGTCCATCTCATACGTCGATAAGGACTCCGAAATCTTCAAAGTGATGAGCTCCGCGGGCATCACCCTCGACAATGAAATCGAAATGCTGAAATACGCCCGTGAGGAAATGGACATGGTTTCCGTCGGTCTCGGTTTCACTCTGGAAGACTCCGTTCGCATCTGCGGCGAAGCCAAGCCACACATCTTCTGCTTCCACGCCGGAACGACCCAGGGTGGCCTCAAAGGTTACTCCGGCGGCATGACTCTGGACGAAACAGCAGCCGTCACTGAGGAAGCCTACGCCAAGTGCCGCGAGGTGCACCCGGACGTCATTCTCGTCGCCCACGGTGCGGCTCTGGAAAAACCAGCCGACGCCCAGTATATCCTCGATAACACCACTGGACACGGCTTCTGGACCGGTTCGTCCACTGAGCGTCTGCCTGTGGAGCAGGCTGTTTCCAAAGCAGCCAAAGACTTCGCCGATCTGCGCTTTTCCAAATAA
- a CDS encoding AraC family transcriptional regulator — protein sequence MQNDQYFQDNHISDHLSTIFDDLSGFTFFVKDLELRYVAFNKRLLNIFGVDDGTEILGKKDDDFMPEHIVNSIREDDLKILETEQSILNRIELVPTGNGFVDWSATNKKPLHNTKGEMCGIIGVTRPFSQSNAALQQHDELGDALKLMHESFRENIAITKLAGEANLSLSSFQRKFRACFGMSPKEYIRHLKVQEACHKIVQTTQSFAEISYACGFSDQSHFSREFTRIMKEPPSSYRSRFKAQ from the coding sequence GTGCAGAACGACCAATATTTTCAAGACAATCACATTAGTGATCACCTCTCGACGATTTTTGACGATCTTTCGGGCTTCACCTTTTTCGTCAAAGATCTCGAGCTCAGGTATGTCGCCTTCAACAAGCGTCTGCTCAATATCTTCGGTGTCGATGACGGCACCGAGATCCTTGGCAAGAAAGACGATGACTTTATGCCTGAGCACATCGTCAACTCTATCCGAGAGGACGATTTGAAGATTCTGGAGACCGAGCAATCGATTCTCAACCGGATCGAGCTCGTACCCACGGGCAACGGATTTGTCGACTGGTCGGCGACCAACAAAAAGCCGCTGCACAACACCAAGGGTGAAATGTGCGGGATCATCGGTGTCACCCGACCATTCAGTCAAAGCAACGCCGCTCTGCAGCAGCACGACGAGTTGGGCGATGCCCTCAAGCTGATGCATGAGTCGTTCAGAGAGAACATCGCCATCACTAAACTAGCCGGTGAAGCCAACCTCTCGCTGAGCTCGTTTCAGCGCAAATTCAGAGCCTGCTTTGGCATGTCCCCCAAGGAATACATCCGCCACCTCAAGGTGCAGGAAGCCTGCCACAAGATCGTGCAAACGACTCAAAGCTTCGCCGAAATCAGCTACGCCTGCGGCTTTTCTGATCAAAGCCACTTCTCGCGAGAGTTCACCCGAATCATGAAAGAACCACCGTCATCGTATCGGTCGCGCTTCAAAGCCCAATAG
- a CDS encoding alpha/beta fold hydrolase: MLLSYQTTGNQNDTPLIFLHGLGAGSVQTTSAFPHLENNFVIAPDMPGHGDSQDFDPSELNFDRFADLVVELMDHLGIESSNIGGLSMGSGITLNLALRYPERVKKIILLRPSWLNEKQPEHLKLVAYVGQWIEEGGVEFAREKLLADPDFQELDAQNKPVANSIGALFQHPLTPASTAVLYKMWQDAPFSDPEQLSQIGNRALVLTTSRDELHPQSTADVISAHLPDVQTGELPPRYHDGQGYALALNAMVAKFLAG; this comes from the coding sequence ATGCTTCTTTCCTACCAAACCACAGGTAATCAAAACGACACCCCGCTGATCTTTCTGCACGGCCTCGGCGCTGGCAGCGTGCAGACGACTTCAGCTTTCCCCCATCTCGAAAACAACTTCGTCATCGCCCCGGATATGCCCGGCCACGGCGACAGTCAGGATTTCGATCCCAGCGAGCTGAACTTCGATCGTTTCGCCGATCTGGTGGTCGAGCTGATGGATCATCTGGGGATTGAGTCATCGAACATCGGAGGTCTTTCCATGGGTTCCGGCATCACGCTCAACCTGGCATTACGATATCCTGAGCGAGTCAAAAAAATCATCCTGCTGCGTCCGTCGTGGCTGAACGAGAAGCAGCCGGAGCATCTGAAACTGGTCGCTTATGTCGGTCAGTGGATCGAAGAAGGTGGTGTCGAGTTCGCCCGTGAAAAACTCCTGGCCGACCCGGATTTCCAAGAGCTCGATGCGCAGAACAAACCGGTGGCCAACTCCATTGGCGCCCTGTTCCAGCACCCCCTCACCCCGGCATCCACCGCCGTGCTCTATAAAATGTGGCAGGACGCTCCATTTTCCGATCCGGAACAGCTCTCGCAAATTGGCAATCGTGCCCTGGTGCTGACCACCAGTCGCGACGAACTGCACCCGCAATCCACGGCCGATGTGATTAGCGCGCATCTCCCCGATGTGCAAACCGGCGAGCTGCCACCGCGCTATCACGATGGCCAAGGCTACGCTCTGGCGCTGAATGCCATGGTGGCGAAATTCCTGGCAGGATAA